A single Mangifera indica cultivar Alphonso chromosome 20, CATAS_Mindica_2.1, whole genome shotgun sequence DNA region contains:
- the LOC123204923 gene encoding uncharacterized protein LOC123204923, which produces MALSAPTSLSFPHLHAVGFRHNNFLSSKPRFTPLFPAKNASRTVAIASKKKVNKYDENWEKQWFGAGIFYEGSEEIEVDVFKKLEKRKVLSNVEKSGLLSKAEELGVTLSSIEKLGLFSKAEELGLLSLLEKVASVSPSTLASAAFLIFLAAVAAIVVIPDDSVGLVVVQAVVAGALGVGAAGLFVGSVVLDGLQEAD; this is translated from the exons ATGGCGCTCTCTGCACCCACTTCACTTTCATTTCCTCATCTTCATGCTGTTGGCTTCCGTCACAACAACTTCCTCTCCTCCAAACCTCGCTTTACCCCTCTCTTTCCCGCCAAAAATGCCTCAAGAACCGTTGCCATAGCATCTAAAAAGAAG GTAAACAAGTACGATGAGAACTGGGAAAAACAATGGTTCGGTGCTGGAATTTTCTACGAAGGAAGCGAAGAGATTGAAGTTGACGTTTTCAAGAAACTCGAAAAACGTAAAGTGTTGAGCAACGTTGAAAAATCGGGTCTTTTATCAAAAGCCGAGGAGCTCGGTGTCACTCTATCATCTATTGAGAAGTTGGGCTTGTTTTCTAAAGCTGAGGAGTTGGGTTTATTGAGTTTGTTGGAGAAGGTGGCTAGTGTTTCACCATCCACTCTGGCATCCGCCGCTTTTCTCATATTTCTGGCGGCCGTGGCGGCGATAGTGGTGATTCCTGATGATTCAGTAGGGTTGGTGGTGGTGCAAGCGGTGGTGGCTGGTGCTCTTGGGGTTGGTGCTGCTGGTTTGTTTGTAGGCTCTGTTGTTTTGGATGGCTTACAAGAAGCTGACTGA
- the LOC123204922 gene encoding hypersensitive-induced reaction 1 protein-like has protein sequence MGNLFCCVQVEQSTVVIKEKFGKFDDILEPGCHCLPWILGHQIAGHLSLRLQQLDVRCETKTKDNVFVNVVASVQYRALADKASDAFYKLSNTRSQIQAYVFDVIRASVPKLTLDNVFEQKNEIAKAVEDELEKAMSAYGYEIVQTLIVDIEPDEHVKRAMNEINAAARLRVAANEKAEAEKILQIKRAEGEAESKYLSGLGIARQRQAIVDGLRDSVLAFSTNVPGTSAKDVMDMVLVTQYFDTMKEIGAASKSSAVFIPHGPGAVRDVATQIRDGLLQASAQQ, from the exons ATGGGAAATCTATTCTGTTGTGTGCAAGTTGAGCAGTCCACCGTGGTTATTAAGGAGAAATTTGGCAAGTTTGATGACATCCTTGAACCCGGATGCCATTGCTTACCATGGATCCTCGGACATCAGATTGCCGGCCACCTGTCTCTAAGGTTGCAGCAGTTAGACGTGCGTTGTGAAACCAAAACAAAG GACAATGTCTTTGTCAATGTTGTTGCATCTGTTCAATATCGTGCCCTGGCAGATAAGGCCAGTGATGCTTTCTACAAACTCAGCAACACAAGGTCCCAAATTCAGGCATATGTTTTTGATG TGATTAGGGCAAGTGTTCCGAAGCTGACTCTAGACAAtgtttttgaacaaaaaaatgaaattgctaagGCTGTGGAAGATGAACTTGAAAAG GCCATGTCAGCATACGGGTATGAGATAGTGCAAACACTCATTGTTGACATTGAACCAGATGAACATGTGAAGCGGGCAATGAACGAAATTAATGCTG CTGCAAGACTGAGGGTAGCAGCCAATGAAAAGGCTGAGGCTGAAAAGATCTTACAGATCAAAAGAGCTGAAGGTGAAGCTGAGTCCAAGTATCTTTCAGGACTTGGTATTGCCCGCCAGAGACAAGCAATCGTGGATGGTTTGAGAGACAGTGTGCTGGCATTCTCTACCAATGTGCCAGGAACCTCCGCAAAGGATGTGATGGACATGGTCCTGGTTACGCAATACTTTGATACTATGAAGGAAATTGGTGCTGCTTCAAAATCCTCAGCTGTCTTCATTCCGCATGGACCTGGTGCTGTCCGTGATGTAGCTACCCAGATCCGTGATGGACTTCTTCAGGCATCTGCTCAACAGTAA
- the LOC123204535 gene encoding protein QUIRKY-like isoform X1: MTTPPSQPPPQNTLRKLLVEVVDARHLLPKDCQGSSSPYVIADFDGQRKRTSTKFRQLNPVWNESLEFVVSDPKNMYYEQLDIQVYNDKKYSKSSGRKNHFLGRVKLYGSQFSKRGEEGLRYLPLEKKSFFSWIRGEIGLRICYYDELVEEEQPPPPNQPPPEEPSQKARGVVVVEEGRVFEVPGHVEICHPVPENFHSQPAPVTIIEEFPPHVVQVPLDPPHHPPLDKPIPVAEVRRMQSAAVEGIRVLKRPNGEFSPRVIYTGKKAPGETELADRIHPYDLVEPMMYLFVKIVKARGLAPNVGPYVKIRTSNHLRKSKPAMHRPCGCEPTDAPEWNQVFALVYNKNDSANALLEISVWDSHLENFLGGVCFDLSDVPVRDPPDSPLAPQWYSLESGPPQQESRISGDLQLAVWIGTQADDAFPEAWGPDAPNVAHTRSKVYQSPKLWYLRVTVIEAQDLHVAHNLPPLTAPEIGVKAQLGFQSARTRLGSMNNHSSSFHWNEDLFFVAGEPFEDSLTLLVEDRTSKEAMPILLGHIMIPVSSIEQRIDERQVASKWIALERQSEGCGCGGNVLCCGRIRLRLCLEGGYHVLDEAAHVCSDFRPTAKQLWKPAIGILELGILGAHGLLPMKTKNGGKGSTDAYCVAKYGKKWVRTRTITDSFDPRWNEQYTWQVYDPCTVLTIGVFDNWRMFAEMSEDKPDWHMGKIRIRVSTLENNKVYTTSYPLLLLMRSGLKKMGEVELAVRFACPSMLPDTCSVYGQPLLPRMHYLRPLGVVQQEALRGAATKMVAAWLSRSEPPLGQEVVRYMLDADSHTWSMRKSKANWFRIVAVLAWAIGLAKWLHDIKRWKNPVTTVLVHVLYLVLVWYPELVVPTGFLYIVLIGVCYYRFRPRIPSSGMDTRLSQAGAVELDELDEEFDMIPSSKPPEIVRTRYDRLRILAGRVQTVLGDFAAQGERVQALVSWRDPRATKLFIGVCSVITLVLYVVPPKMVAVALGFYYLRHPMFRDPMPAVCLNFFRRLPSLSDRLM, from the coding sequence ATGACCACCCCGCCGTCTCAACCACCGCCACAAAATACCCTCCGTAAACTTCTTGTGGAAGTTGTCGACGCACGTCACTTACTTCCAAAGGACTGCCAGGGAAGTTCCAGTCCCTACGTCATCGCCGACTTTGACGGCCAAAGAAAACGAACCTCCACGAAGTTTCGCCAGCTCAATCCAGTATGGAACGAGTCACTGGAGTTCGTTGTGTCGGATCCAAAAAACATGTACTACGAACAGCTGGATATCCAGGTGTACAATGACAAAAAGTACAGCAAGAGCAGTGGCCGTAAGAATCACTTCTTGGGAAGGGTAAAGTTGTACGGTAGCCAATTCTCAAAGCGTGGAGAAGAAGGATTGAGGTATCTTCCTTTAGAGAAGAAAAGTTTTTTCAGCTGGATTAGAGGAGAAATCGGCTTGAGAATTTGTTACTACGATGAGTTGGTTGAAGAGGAGCAGCCGCCGCCGCCTAATCAACCGCCTCCGGAAGAACCATCGCAGAAGGCGCGCGGTGTTGTTGTCGTTGAGGAAGGTCGAGTTTTTGAGGTTCCTGGACACGTGGAGATTTGTCATCCTGTTCCAGAAAACTTCCATAGCCAACCGGCACCTGTTACCATAATCGAGGAATTTCCACCGCACGTGGTGCAAGTACCACTGGATCCACCTCATCATCCGCCGCTAGATAAGCCGATTCCGGTGgcggaggtgaggaggatgcaGAGCGCAGCTGTTGAGGGAATTAGAGTTTTGAAAAGACCAAATGGAGAATTTTCACCAAGAGTGATCTATACTGGTAAAAAAGCTCCCGGAGAAACTGAACTAGCCGACAGAATCCATCCGTACGATCTGGTTGAGCCGATGATGTATCTATTTGTGAAAATCGTTAAGGCGCGTGGGTTAGCTCCAAACGTGGGTCCCTATGTGAAAATCAGAACGTCCAATCATTTAAGGAAATCCAAACCAGCAATGCATCGTCCCTGTGGCTGTGAGCCAACTGACGCCCCCGAGTGGAACCAGGTATTCGCACTGGTTTACAATAAGAATGACTCTGCCAACGCGCTTTTAGAAATCTCCGTTTGGGACTCTCATTTGGAGAATTTCCTCGGCGGTGTTTGTTTCGATCTCTCCGATGTTCCCGTGCGAGACCCACCAGATAGTCCGCTGGCCCCACAGTGGTATAGCCTGGAGAGCGGACCTCCCCAACAAGAAAGCAGGATTTCCGGTGATCTTCAGCTGGCTGTATGGATTGGGACTCAAGCAGACGACGCGTTTCCTGAAGCTTGGGGCCCCGATGCGCCGAACGTGGCACATACGCGCTCTAAGGTTTATCAATCGCCGAAACTCTGGTATTTGAGAGTTACTGTGATTGAAGCTCAGGACCTTCACGTTGCTCATAATTTACCTCCGTTAACGGCGCCGGAGATTGGAGTGAAAGCTCAGTTAGGTTTTCAGTCTGCACGGACTAGACTTGGGTCTATGAACAATCACAGTTCATCGTTTCATTGGAACGAGGACTTATTCTTCGTCGCCGGAGAGCCGTTCGAAGACTCGTTGACGTTGTTGGTGGAGGACCGTACAAGCAAGGAAGCAATGCCAATACTCCTGGGACACATCATGATTCCAGTGAGCTCGATCGAACAACGAATCGACGAGCGACAAGTGGCGAGCAAGTGGATTGCATTGGAGCGACAAAGTGAAGGTTGCGGCTGCGGCGGCAATGTGCTCTGCTGTGGGAGAATTCGGCTCAGATTATGTTTGGAAGGCGGATATCACGTGCTTGATGAAGCGGCGCACGTGTGTAGTGATTTTAGACCCACGGCTAAGCAGCTCTGGAAGCCGGCCATCGGAATTTTGGAGCTGGGAATTTTAGGTGCCCACGGCTTGTTGCCCATGAAAACCAAAAACGGCGGTAAAGGTTCCACGGATGCTTACTGTGTAGCCAAATACGGTAAAAAGTGGGTCCGTACGAGGACAATCACTGACAGCTTCGATCCACGTTGGAATGAACAGTACACGTGGCAGGTTTATGATCCATGTACTGTTCTTACCATTGGAGTTTTCGACAACTGGCGGATGTTTGCTGAAATGTCAGAAGACAAACCCGATTGGCATATGGGGAAAATTCGTATACGCGTATCTACTCTGGAGAATAACAAAGTGTATACAACTTCGTATCCTTTGTTGTTACTGATGCGTTCTGGGTTGAAGAAAATGGGAGAGGTTGAATTAGCAGTTCGGTTTGCCTGTCCCTCAATGTTGCCTGATACTTGCTCTGTTTATGGGCAGCCTCTGCTTCCAAGAATGCACTACTTACGGCCACTAGGGGTGGTTCAGCAAGAGGCATTGCGTGGGGCTGCAACCAAGATGGTGGCCGCATGGCTGAGTCGGTCTGAGCCCCCATTAGGCCAAGAGGTTGTGAGGTACATGCTGGATGCGGATTCTCATACATGGAGCATGAGAAAAAGTAAAGCAAATTGGTTTCGGATTGTTGCGGTCCTTGCATGGGCAATTGGATTGGCTAAATGGTTGCATGATATTAAAAGATGGAAGAATCCGGTGACTACAGTTTTAGTACATGTGTTGTATTTGGTTCTTGTTTGGTACCCAGAGTTGGTAGTGCCAACTGGGTTTCTGTACATTGTGTTAATTGGAGTGTGTTATTATAGGTTCAGGCCCAGGATACCTTCTTCAGGAATGGATACAAGATTATCACAGGCAGGAGCTGTTGAACTGGATGAGTTAGATGAAGAATTTGATATGATACCCAGTTCAAAACCACCAGAGATCGTTAGAACGCGGTATGATCGGTTACGTATTCTGGCTGGAAGGGTACAAACAGTTTTGGGTGATTTTGCTGCGCAAGGAGAGAGGGTTCAGGCTTTGGTAAGTTGGAGAGATCCAAGGGCTACTAAATTGTTTATTGGTGTTTGTTCAGTCATTACTTTGGTACTATATGTTGTGCCACCCAAAATGGTGGCAGTGGCACTAGGATTTTACTACTTAAGGCATCCCATGTTTAGAGACCCGATGCCGGCGGTTTGCCTGAACTTCTTCCGACGGTTGCCCAGTTTATCAGATCGATTGATGTAG
- the LOC123204535 gene encoding protein QUIRKY-like isoform X2 encodes MTTPPSQPPPQNTLRKLLVEVVDARHLLPKDCQGSSSPYVIADFDGQRKRTSTKFRQLNPVWNESLEFVVSDPKNMYYEQLDIQVYNDKKYSKSSGRKNHFLGRVKLYGSQFSKRGEEGLRYLPLEKKSFFSWIRGEIGLRICYYDELVEEEQPPPPNQPPPEEPSQKARGVVVVEEGRVFEVPGHVEICHPVPENFHSQPAPVTIIEEFPPHVVQVPLDPPHHPPLDKPIPVAEVRRMQSAAVEGIRVLKRPNGEFSPRVIYTGKKAPGETELADRIHPYDLVEPMMYLFVKIVKARGLAPNVGPYVKIRTSNHLRKSKPAMHRPCGCEPTDAPEWNQVFALVYNKNDSANALLEISVWDSHLENFLGGVCFDLSDVPVRDPPDSPLAPQWYSLESGPPQQESRISGDLQLAVWIGTQADDAFPEAWGPDAPNVAHTRSKVYQSPKLWYLRVTVIEAQDLHVAHNLPPLTAPEIGVKAQLGFQSARTRLGSMNNHSSSFHWNEDLFFVAGEPFEDSLTLLVEDRTSKEAMPILLGHIMIPVSSIEQRIDERQVASKWIALERQSEGCGCGGNVLCCGRIRLRLCLEGGYHVLDEAAHVCSDFRPTAKQLWKPAIGILELGILGAHGLLPMKTKNGGKGSTDAYCVAKYGKKWVRTRTITDSFDPRWNEQYTWQVYDPCTVLTIGVFDNWRMFAEMSEDKPDWHMGKIRIRVSTLENNKVYTTSYPLLLLMRSGLKKMGEVELAVRFACPSMLPDTCSVYGQPLLPRMHYLRPLGVVQQEALRGAATKMVAAWLSRSEPPLGQEVVRYMLDADSHTWSMRKSKANWFRIVAVLAWAIGLAKWLHDIKRWKNPVQAQDTFFRNGYKIITGRSC; translated from the exons ATGACCACCCCGCCGTCTCAACCACCGCCACAAAATACCCTCCGTAAACTTCTTGTGGAAGTTGTCGACGCACGTCACTTACTTCCAAAGGACTGCCAGGGAAGTTCCAGTCCCTACGTCATCGCCGACTTTGACGGCCAAAGAAAACGAACCTCCACGAAGTTTCGCCAGCTCAATCCAGTATGGAACGAGTCACTGGAGTTCGTTGTGTCGGATCCAAAAAACATGTACTACGAACAGCTGGATATCCAGGTGTACAATGACAAAAAGTACAGCAAGAGCAGTGGCCGTAAGAATCACTTCTTGGGAAGGGTAAAGTTGTACGGTAGCCAATTCTCAAAGCGTGGAGAAGAAGGATTGAGGTATCTTCCTTTAGAGAAGAAAAGTTTTTTCAGCTGGATTAGAGGAGAAATCGGCTTGAGAATTTGTTACTACGATGAGTTGGTTGAAGAGGAGCAGCCGCCGCCGCCTAATCAACCGCCTCCGGAAGAACCATCGCAGAAGGCGCGCGGTGTTGTTGTCGTTGAGGAAGGTCGAGTTTTTGAGGTTCCTGGACACGTGGAGATTTGTCATCCTGTTCCAGAAAACTTCCATAGCCAACCGGCACCTGTTACCATAATCGAGGAATTTCCACCGCACGTGGTGCAAGTACCACTGGATCCACCTCATCATCCGCCGCTAGATAAGCCGATTCCGGTGgcggaggtgaggaggatgcaGAGCGCAGCTGTTGAGGGAATTAGAGTTTTGAAAAGACCAAATGGAGAATTTTCACCAAGAGTGATCTATACTGGTAAAAAAGCTCCCGGAGAAACTGAACTAGCCGACAGAATCCATCCGTACGATCTGGTTGAGCCGATGATGTATCTATTTGTGAAAATCGTTAAGGCGCGTGGGTTAGCTCCAAACGTGGGTCCCTATGTGAAAATCAGAACGTCCAATCATTTAAGGAAATCCAAACCAGCAATGCATCGTCCCTGTGGCTGTGAGCCAACTGACGCCCCCGAGTGGAACCAGGTATTCGCACTGGTTTACAATAAGAATGACTCTGCCAACGCGCTTTTAGAAATCTCCGTTTGGGACTCTCATTTGGAGAATTTCCTCGGCGGTGTTTGTTTCGATCTCTCCGATGTTCCCGTGCGAGACCCACCAGATAGTCCGCTGGCCCCACAGTGGTATAGCCTGGAGAGCGGACCTCCCCAACAAGAAAGCAGGATTTCCGGTGATCTTCAGCTGGCTGTATGGATTGGGACTCAAGCAGACGACGCGTTTCCTGAAGCTTGGGGCCCCGATGCGCCGAACGTGGCACATACGCGCTCTAAGGTTTATCAATCGCCGAAACTCTGGTATTTGAGAGTTACTGTGATTGAAGCTCAGGACCTTCACGTTGCTCATAATTTACCTCCGTTAACGGCGCCGGAGATTGGAGTGAAAGCTCAGTTAGGTTTTCAGTCTGCACGGACTAGACTTGGGTCTATGAACAATCACAGTTCATCGTTTCATTGGAACGAGGACTTATTCTTCGTCGCCGGAGAGCCGTTCGAAGACTCGTTGACGTTGTTGGTGGAGGACCGTACAAGCAAGGAAGCAATGCCAATACTCCTGGGACACATCATGATTCCAGTGAGCTCGATCGAACAACGAATCGACGAGCGACAAGTGGCGAGCAAGTGGATTGCATTGGAGCGACAAAGTGAAGGTTGCGGCTGCGGCGGCAATGTGCTCTGCTGTGGGAGAATTCGGCTCAGATTATGTTTGGAAGGCGGATATCACGTGCTTGATGAAGCGGCGCACGTGTGTAGTGATTTTAGACCCACGGCTAAGCAGCTCTGGAAGCCGGCCATCGGAATTTTGGAGCTGGGAATTTTAGGTGCCCACGGCTTGTTGCCCATGAAAACCAAAAACGGCGGTAAAGGTTCCACGGATGCTTACTGTGTAGCCAAATACGGTAAAAAGTGGGTCCGTACGAGGACAATCACTGACAGCTTCGATCCACGTTGGAATGAACAGTACACGTGGCAGGTTTATGATCCATGTACTGTTCTTACCATTGGAGTTTTCGACAACTGGCGGATGTTTGCTGAAATGTCAGAAGACAAACCCGATTGGCATATGGGGAAAATTCGTATACGCGTATCTACTCTGGAGAATAACAAAGTGTATACAACTTCGTATCCTTTGTTGTTACTGATGCGTTCTGGGTTGAAGAAAATGGGAGAGGTTGAATTAGCAGTTCGGTTTGCCTGTCCCTCAATGTTGCCTGATACTTGCTCTGTTTATGGGCAGCCTCTGCTTCCAAGAATGCACTACTTACGGCCACTAGGGGTGGTTCAGCAAGAGGCATTGCGTGGGGCTGCAACCAAGATGGTGGCCGCATGGCTGAGTCGGTCTGAGCCCCCATTAGGCCAAGAGGTTGTGAGGTACATGCTGGATGCGGATTCTCATACATGGAGCATGAGAAAAAGTAAAGCAAATTGGTTTCGGATTGTTGCGGTCCTTGCATGGGCAATTGGATTGGCTAAATGGTTGCATGATATTAAAAGATGGAAGAATCCG GTTCAGGCCCAGGATACCTTCTTCAGGAATGGATACAAGATTATCACAGGCAGGAGCTGTTGA